Within the Telopea speciosissima isolate NSW1024214 ecotype Mountain lineage chromosome 4, Tspe_v1, whole genome shotgun sequence genome, the region CCGATCTTCTCACAATTATCATGGTCTCTCGCGAGTTTCTTGAGAATGGTGAGACCCAAATGGTTAAACACCGAAAACTCGTAATTTGCTCGGTCACAGATTGTCATCTTCTCCCAGATTTCATCAGCTGCACCATCTGCGCTACGTTGAGTGTAGAGCAATGATGATATTGATTCCATCGCACCAGGAATTCCTGCAACTCTAAGGGAGTTCTGCTTTTTCCCAGCTAATTTGGACACAATCTCTGCTGCTCCTTTcctgatctcttcttcttgtgggtTCTTCCAGTTAAGCATCTCCACCAATCTCTCAATAACAAAAGTTGAAGTCCCAATCTTCTGAAGTGTGTCATCAGAAAATCTGGGATTGTTTGAGAATTTCTGAAGAATTCCAACCCCTATGAGCTGTTCATCGCTGGAATTAGAGTCCAAGAGCTCTGTAGCAAAAGAAACCAGGTCCAGCTTTAAGCCATCAAAGATGCTTCCATTGATACATTCTGAAAATGCATCATAGAAAAACCTTTTGATGGAAATCATTCCAGAGCTTCCTAATTCGCATTCCTCATTCACCTCTTCCAGTAGCCTACGATTGATTACAGTCCATTCCCAGTAAGCTTTCTCCAACAGAAACAAGAAAGCTTCAGACAAGgccaaccaataaaaaatattcAGAGCAGATCTCTGATTCTTCTTATCTGGGTCTGTTACAATTGTGCCACCATGATCCAACTGAACTATTCTcaatattgaaagagttatgcaAGCTGAGGCTGATATCAACTGTAACCAATAGAATAACTTGCTTATGTTTCGAGATAGAAAAAACCAATCTGCATATGGAAGCAAAGGAACCTCTGATGATGTCCATATACGTGTTGTCCTGTTGCTTGGTCTTTCTTCATTGCTGTTCTCTTTGAGTTCTCGGCCTTGGCTTTCAGAAACTGACCCCCTAATTCTTTTCAATGATCGACCAATGAAATGGGAGCTCGATTCAAATGCCCAGAAGCTATACACGCCGGCATCTGTAACTGACCATGTAGACTGGTGTTGCCATTCAAGTTCATGACTTCGGCTAAAGATTCTGGCACCTTCAATTAAGAGTATGATGGTGATGAACCAGAAGTCAATTGTGCCTAGTTTAATTGCATAACCGCCGAGCAGAACCACGGTTGCCCAGATGAATCCCAGTGCTCCTAGCCCAGTTGCCATTTTCTCAAGAACTGCGAGTTGAAGAGCAAATAGAGTTAGTTTCTTCTCTGGGGCTTGTACAGTTGGTCTTGATGAAGAATTAGTGTCTGCATTGCTGCTGTCTCTGGTCTCTATTCGGTCAACAACTTGTCTTCGAGGTTCAAAAATGGTGGTGGAACCTGAACCCCAATTATCACTCAACTTGTAATCTATCTGCAGCCTTATTATGCCCTCGTCGCCTTCTGTGGATTGTGGACTAAGATGATCCATATTGCCAGGCCAGGATTTCCAAAATCCTATTCAAACTGCCAAATGAAGGCTTTTTGGGTTCAATACTTCACTACTAAGGTTTGAAGTGGTTGCAGATATGGAACAGGGtaagtttgagattttctagtaAAGAGTTTGCAAGAAATTTTGTTGGGATGTGCTGTGTATTGTTAGAATGGAATTGGGTTTTATGCTGTGAGAAGAGAGATGATTCAAAACAAGAGGAAAGATGAACTTGGGGAGCACGTTTTAAGTTGTGGAATGATGAGGAAGAGTAACGTTAAGTGGCTCCTCTCTTCATTCTTCTCAAacattgtttgttttctttatcttctttctgttcctttaGATTTGTATTACGTATTTCCTTGCTGTTTCCAGGGTTTTTCATCTATTTCtttctctgttctctctctctattagtCTTGATGTATAGCTGTTGAGTAGTTTAACAAATTAACCAAACACCCAAAAAACCAGAAAGACTCTTTTTTTTGGCTTAACTGAAAGGCAACTGTTTTCCTGTTCTGTTTGgttttatgctttttttttggtttcttttatgTGTTTGCTTTTACGCCTAAATGTTTCTTTTCAATTCCTTTCTCTCTAATTTTCTTTTGCAACAAAACCCAAATCAACCTATAAAATTCCAACCCAAACTGGTCGgaccaataaaaaaatcaaaagcgAATCGAACTTTTAATGGTTCGGCTTCAACATTTTAGCTTCGGTTTGATTCAGCAAATGCCTAAAGCCGATTTGGCCAAACCAAAGCGACCGATTGGCGGTCCTAGGTGGAAAGGATAATGGTGAGGTTAATATGGACatttcttgtttctttgttaTTTGCCATACTAGGCTTGTTTGTTGGAAGCAGTGACTGAAGTCTTGGAAGGCCGAAATGGATTTGTTTAATGAAACTTAAGATTGTTAAGTAACTCATACTTTATTAAACATGTGTGTCTATGAATACAAGTAGTAATAATTTATAAAATCTTTCTATTTATACTATCAGATTGTGATTAGTTTGAAGCTTGCAAAGGTCAATATCTTATTGAAAATTCCTTCTGTTTCTAAGCATAAATTAGTGATAGAGTAAACCATAAAAtgggaaatgataaaataaGCAAACTGGAACACTACctaaattggattcctaattagtTATGCTTTTTGAGGACGAAAAAGCTTCAAGATGGATTTGCTGAGAAACATCTGTCCTTGTGAGAAAATTAAGTTTCCTTGGATCATGATCCTCATATCCATTTTTGATTAtctagaaatagaaaattaGGTAGGTCTATaatcttttcctattttctttagaggaagggtttctcactacGCCATACGACGCGGAATCGACATGGGACCCCACGTGTTAGAGtaggagaaagaaaataacaaaaaatttcaTGTGAGAGGGTGATAGTACATTGACGTTGTGGAaaactttttttcatttttttttttaattttgggaaaaaggtTCCGGCAAGCCTAGATCCAATTTCCATATGAACAGTGGCAAAAATTTTTGCCATGTGAAAAAGTATTTGAGATTCCAATAAATAATGCTCCCAAGTATATATCTATGCTATGTAGTCTGGACACCCTATGACTGGATATGGATACCCCTAAACGGACACAGATGtgaattgaatttggattttcgattatgcatttacatccctattgaAAACATAAGTGAAAGTGGAAATAAATACCTCATTGGAAGGTAAATGCTTGAACTAACTTTGAAATATGACAAATGTAATCCGATTAATCCAAGGGTTTGAATTAGTACATCATCTTTCATATGGAAAAAACCAAAGAAGGCAGACTCTTACATGTAAAAATTAAGCCGAATTGAGTTTGTCAAGTGGTAAAATAGAGGATGAAAATTTAGTGTGATGGAAGAATGCATAATAGTGGTTAGAGTACCATAGAATATACATGGGGGGATCCATGCACGTACACGAAAACATATTTGATTTAATTAGGCTTTAAAACTTAACATGTGATAAATCTAGACCATCTACTAATTATCCAACAGTCAGAATTACCACAACTTAGCAAAGCAACTCAAATAAGTTCCATCCCCcaaaccaaactaaaaaaaggggaaaggcTTCTCTGCTTGGCAGTGTGGTCCTTGCACTAGTGGAGGGACAATCACAGTGTAGGCGGGATTTTTGCATTCATAGGAGCAGGCCGGTCGGTCATTTTGCCTACCTTTGTCTGGCAATGTGACCCCTGCGCTAGCGTGCACAAGAGCATCAACTGGGGTTTGATTTTTGAATTCACtaggtgggatggtcatttcagctccctTTGTGTCTAGGTACAAGCGCCACGCTGCCAAGGAGGGttcttttttgaaaagaaaaaagaaaagaaatttgatCCATCAAGGTAAGATACACTAGcacctctgtgtctatctctctcgtcCTCATATGA harbors:
- the LOC122657497 gene encoding uncharacterized protein LOC122657497, yielding MDHLSPQSTEGDEGIIRLQIDYKLSDNWGSGSTTIFEPRRQVVDRIETRDSSNADTNSSSRPTVQAPEKKLTLFALQLAVLEKMATGLGALGFIWATVVLLGGYAIKLGTIDFWFITIILLIEGARIFSRSHELEWQHQSTWSVTDAGVYSFWAFESSSHFIGRSLKRIRGSVSESQGRELKENSNEERPSNRTTRIWTSSEVPLLPYADWFFLSRNISKLFYWLQLISASACITLSILRIVQLDHGGTIVTDPDKKNQRSALNIFYWLALSEAFLFLLEKAYWEWTVINRRLLEEVNEECELGSSGMISIKRFFYDAFSECINGSIFDGLKLDLVSFATELLDSNSSDEQLIGVGILQKFSNNPRFSDDTLQKIGTSTFVIERLVEMLNWKNPQEEEIRKGAAEIVSKLAGKKQNSLRVAGIPGAMESISSLLYTQRSADGAADEIWEKMTICDRANYEFSVFNHLGLTILKKLARDHDNCEKIGNTRRLLPKIVDLTHAGERVLRNSHQTDNRMLTMKRALQLLKLLARTSGTAGNFLRKEISEIVFTVSNIREILKHGEKYPMLQILGIEILTSLAFEDEATEKIGSTGGIIKELFRIFFEEGLPVDQNCVRIAAGEAIAMLALESNKNCSRILNLEAVPKLVGALEDPILRIHSARILRNLCSYASHDCFQQLKGVSAAAPSVLKTIMSEENKLQEVTLGLATQVFKFMTPREASITFNRTGINEIKLATKLMQILKFYQYPSAKVPRIRRFAIELAIWMMKNNKATIRTFRVLGMEKELEIVRETTSEMESYNIFSGTVGLSRHSETIHSLVDNALDLLANE